The Chryseobacterium shigense genome segment TTGCATTCTTACCGAATAAACTGAAACGCAAATGAAAAAAACTAAGAATATTCTTGTTTTTATTTTTTCACTCTATGTATGCCTGATGTCATCCTATCTGTATACCCATCAGTACTATAATGTAGATCTTGAAGCTTACGTAGGGCTTGTTTACAAAGCTGAATATCCGGATATGAAAATAGAGGACATTCATAAAAAAGTATACACAGAATTAAAAGGGAAAAACCCAAAGCTTTTCGGAATTACTCCACAGGATGAAGAAATTGCAAAAGGAGAAAATACCTATTATAAAGTTTTGTCAGAAAATCCGAAAGCTTACGGGGAAGAACTTCAGCTCTTTTCGGTGAAACCATTTTATAATTTTATTAACCTGATGTTCTTTAAAGCAGGTTGTAAGGTAACCACTTCCATATTTCTTACTTCCATACTTTCTTATGCCTTTATTCTGGTCTTAGTATTCAGTTTCCTGATCAGGATTTTAAAGAATTATCCGTTAGCATTTATTATAACGATCTTAATTTCTTTGTTTAAACCGCTTCTGGAAGCCAGCAGGCATGCTTCGGCAGACAGTTTATCATGCTTACTGCTGTTATTGAGCTTATATGTTTTTGTAGTTAGAAAGAATCATCTTGCTGCTACGGTTTTTGCCATGCTTTGTGTCTTAACAAGGCCGGAGTACTTTATTTTATATTCATTTCTTTATATTCTGGTTTATTTTTACAGAAATACTCTCCAGATTAAAACGGCTCAGGTTTTCTTGTCTTACGGCTATATTTTCCTTTCCTTTTCTCTGATCCAGTATTTCAACCAGATTTCATGGTCTGTCTTATTTATGAATCAGTTTACAAAAGTTCAGATTTATCCTATATCAGCTCCGGACCCATTCTCTTTTCCTGATTATCTTAATTTTATAAAGAAAACCATAATGCTTGATTTTAACGGGTCGTATTTTCCGTTACTATTAATATTCATTGTTATTATTCTGGCAAATAAATTGGCTTTAGGCAGTAAAAAAAGCTGGGCGCAGTGTTTATTTTTCGCAGCTATTTATGTTTCAGTATTTTTGAGATATCTGGTTTTTCCGAGCCTGGCAAACAGAATGATGATAGGTTTTTATCTCACCATAATACTGTCGCTGATCTATATTCAGAATTCTAAGATCGATATATTTAAAAACTCTTTACAAGACGGAAAATAATTAGTAATTTTGCCGTCTAAAATTATGGCTAGTTTTTCAGGATATTTACCGTATGCTTTTGCATTGATTATCGCAATTCCTTTTCTGGTATTGCTGAGACAATTCGTACACTCGTACATCACCCTTAAAAATCAGGAGATCAAGCTGCTTTCTGTAAAATCAAATTCAGAAAATAAAGCACATTCTTATGAAAGAATGACCCTTTTTCTGGAAAGGATAAAACCATCAAACATAATCCAGAAATTTGATAAAGGGTTAGCTGCACACGAGTTTATCTTTCTTACTGAAAAAACCATTAACGAAGAGTTTGAATACAACTCTTCACAGCAGCTGTATATCACAAAAATATCATGGAAGAATATTGTGGATTCCAAGAATGCGGTGATAGACCTGCTTCATAAAACCTATGACGGACTGAACGGAAATACAGATCTTGAAGAATTCAAAACCATTTTCCTGATGAACTATATGGAAGGCGACGACTATATTTCAGCCACAATAGAAGACCTTAGAAGAGAAATTTTAATTATAACTTAAAAATAAACAGATAAATAATGATTCCAAATTTTAAAGCACATCCGTGGCATGGGATTTCTGCAGGGGAAGATGCGCCAAATATTGTAAACGTATTCGTTGAAATTGTTCCCTCAGATACTATTAAATATGAAGTAGATAAAGAAACAGGATATTTAAAGGTAGACAGACCTCAGAAATTTTCTAATATTATTCCCGCTTTATACGGATTTGTTCCAAGAACATACTGCCATAATGAAGTAATGAAGCTTGCCGTAGAAGCAGGAGCAGATGATGTTACAGAAGGAGACCATGACCCGCTTGATATTTGCGTGCTGAGCTCTCATAATATCCATGCAGGAGGACTGTTAATGGAAGCTATTCCAATCGGTGGATTCAAAATGATTGACGGTGGAGAAGCAGATGATAAAATCGTTGCTGTAATGATCAATGACCATGCATTCGGGCATTTCAGAGATATTTCTGAACTTCCTGAAGCAGAAGTTAAAAGATTGATGCACTATTTCTTAACATACAAAAACTTACCGGATGAGCCTGCAAAATGTAGGATTCATGAAGTTTACGGAGCCGAACATGCTAAAAAAGTAATCAGAGCTTCTCAAAAAGATTATGCAGAAAAATTCGGGGGATAATATTCTCTGATTTAATGATATAAAAGGATAAACGGCTTTCGTTTATCCTTTTTTGTTTAAAAAATTAAAAGGCTCTATTTTTCATTGTAAACCTTAAAAATCCAGATATAATTCTTTTTGGTTAAATATCATCTGTAAACTCTCAACTTTTTTAATGCTTTAGTAGGAATTATTTATTATATTTAATTTTCTATTACCAAAAAAATATTAAACTATGGATCTATTTGTGTTAGTACCAATTTTTGGTGTTATTGCCTTGCTTTACACATTTCTTCAAAGCAATTGGGTAAGTAAGCAGAATGCCGGAAATGAAAAAATGAAAATAATCAGCGGACATATCGCTGACGGTGCTATGGCCTTTCTAAAAGCCGAGTACAAGATTTTAACCTATTTCGTAGTTGTAGTTTCCATACTGCTGGCTGTAATGGGGTCCAGTAATTCCAATTCGCACTGGAGCATCGGAATTGCTTTTGCTGTAGGAGCCGTATTTTCTGCACTGGCAGGATTTATCGGAATGAAGATTGCAACAAAAGCCAATGTAAGGACCGCAGAAGCGGCAAAAACATCACTTGCCAAAGCGCTCAAAGTTTCTTTCACAGGAGGCTCCGTTATGGGAATGGGGGTTGCCGGACTTGCTGTTCTTGGTTTGGGAGCCCTTTTTCTGATCATTAAGCAGATTTTTGCTCCGGATGCCACAGTAGATTCCCATGAAATGGAAAGAACAATCGAAATTCTTACCGGATTCTCTTTGGGAGCAGAGTCTATAGCCCTTTTTGCGAGAGTAGGCGGTGGAATTTATACAAAAGCCGCAGACGTGGGAGCTGACCTTGTAGGTAAAGTAGAAGCCGGAATTCCTGAAGACGATCCCAGAAATCCGGCTACTATTGCAGACAACGTAGGAGATAACGTAGGAGATGTTGCAGGAATGGGAGCCGACCTTTTCGGTTCTTATGTGGCAACTGTATTGGCAACAATGGTTTTGGGTCGCGAGACAATATCAGAAGATTCTTTTGGAGGTTTTGCACCTATTCTTCTGCCAATGCTTATTGCCGGGACAGGAATTATTTTCTCTATGATCGGAACCTTATTTGTAAGGATCAATGATAATGAAGGCTCATCCACTTCAAGCGTACAGAATGCCCTTAATTTAGGGAACTGGGGAAGTATTGTAATTACTGCCATATCTTCTTATTTTCTGGTAACCTATATTCTTCCTGAAAAAATGATCCTCAGGGGACATGAGTTTTCTAAAATGGGCGTTTTCGGGGCTATAATGGTAGGACTTGTAGTAGGTACTTTGATGAGTATTATTACAGAATATTATACAGCGATGGGTAAAAGACCCGTTTCAAGTATTGTAAGACAGTCTTCCACAGGACATGCAACCAATATTATCGGAGGGCTTTCTGTGGGTATGGAATCTACATTACTTCCGATTATCGTATTGGCCGGAGGTATTTACGGATCTTACTTATGTGCGGGACTTTACGGGGTAGCTATTGCAGCTGCCGGAATGATGGCAACCACCGCCATGCAGCTGGCTATTGATGCTTTTGGCCCGATTGCCGATAATGCCGGAGGTATTGCCGAAATGAGTGAGCTTCCGAAAGAAGTCCGTGAAAAAACAGATATCCTGGATGCCGTGGGTAACACTACAGCTGCCACCGGAAAAGGATTTGCCATTGCTTCTGCTGCATTAACGGCACTTGCTTTATTTGCAGCGTTTGTAGGAATTGCCGGTATAGACGGAATTGATATTTACAGAGCTGATGTTCTGGCAGGTTTATTTGTAGGAGGAATGATTCCTTTTATATTCTCTTCCCTCGCTATTACAGCAGTAGGGCAGGCTGCGATGGCTATGGTAGAAGAAGTAAGAAGGCAGTTCCGCGAAATACCAGGAATTCTGGAAGGAAAAGCACAACCCGAGTACGAAAAGTGTGTAGCCATATCCACAGATGCGTCTATCAGAAAAATGATGCTTCCGGGAGCAATTGCCATCATATCCCCGTTACTGATAGGATTTATATTCGGGCCTGAAGTTTTGGGAGGATTTTTAGCCGGTGCTACCGTAAGCGGTGTATTAATGGGAATGTTCCAGAATAATGCCGGTGGCGCCTGGGACAATGCTAAAAAATCATTTGAAAAAGGAGTTGATATTAACGGTCAGACTTATTACAAAGGTTCGGAGCCTCATAAAGCTTCTGTAACGGGAGATACAGTGGGAGATCCGTTTAAAGATACTTCAGGACCATCAATGAATATCCTGATCAAGCTGATGTCTATTGTTTCACTGGTAATTGCCCCGACTTTGGCAGTGTTGCATAAAGATAAAATTGAAGCCAACAGACAGGCTAAAATTGAAAGCTTAACGGGAATGAAATCTGTACATACTCAATATGAAGATATTTCAGTGGCACCTATACCTATTACTCCTAAAGATATAAAAGGACACATAAACGAAAATGGAGATTTTGTATACGAAACCGGAAATATTGAAGAGATTCAGTTAAAAGGTGGCAAGAAGATTTCTATAGGTAAAGAAAGCCAGTTGTATTATTTAACCAAGGATATTCAAAGCAAAAATAAAAACCTTTTGAACCCGGATAAATGGTATACCATTGAAAATCTTTATTTTGAAACCGGGTCAAGCGATCTGAAAGCAGGCTCAGAAGCACAACTTGTTAACCTTGCTGAAATATTAAATGCATATCCCGATCTTAAAATAAAATTAGGCGGTTATACAGACAATACCGGCAATGAAGAAAGCAATCAAAAACTATCCAATCTGAGAGCCCAGACGGCAAAACTCAAGCTTTTGGAATTGGGTATTTCTTCAGACAGGGTTGAAGCGGA includes the following:
- a CDS encoding inorganic pyrophosphatase, encoding MIPNFKAHPWHGISAGEDAPNIVNVFVEIVPSDTIKYEVDKETGYLKVDRPQKFSNIIPALYGFVPRTYCHNEVMKLAVEAGADDVTEGDHDPLDICVLSSHNIHAGGLLMEAIPIGGFKMIDGGEADDKIVAVMINDHAFGHFRDISELPEAEVKRLMHYFLTYKNLPDEPAKCRIHEVYGAEHAKKVIRASQKDYAEKFGG
- a CDS encoding sodium-translocating pyrophosphatase — its product is MDLFVLVPIFGVIALLYTFLQSNWVSKQNAGNEKMKIISGHIADGAMAFLKAEYKILTYFVVVVSILLAVMGSSNSNSHWSIGIAFAVGAVFSALAGFIGMKIATKANVRTAEAAKTSLAKALKVSFTGGSVMGMGVAGLAVLGLGALFLIIKQIFAPDATVDSHEMERTIEILTGFSLGAESIALFARVGGGIYTKAADVGADLVGKVEAGIPEDDPRNPATIADNVGDNVGDVAGMGADLFGSYVATVLATMVLGRETISEDSFGGFAPILLPMLIAGTGIIFSMIGTLFVRINDNEGSSTSSVQNALNLGNWGSIVITAISSYFLVTYILPEKMILRGHEFSKMGVFGAIMVGLVVGTLMSIITEYYTAMGKRPVSSIVRQSSTGHATNIIGGLSVGMESTLLPIIVLAGGIYGSYLCAGLYGVAIAAAGMMATTAMQLAIDAFGPIADNAGGIAEMSELPKEVREKTDILDAVGNTTAATGKGFAIASAALTALALFAAFVGIAGIDGIDIYRADVLAGLFVGGMIPFIFSSLAITAVGQAAMAMVEEVRRQFREIPGILEGKAQPEYEKCVAISTDASIRKMMLPGAIAIISPLLIGFIFGPEVLGGFLAGATVSGVLMGMFQNNAGGAWDNAKKSFEKGVDINGQTYYKGSEPHKASVTGDTVGDPFKDTSGPSMNILIKLMSIVSLVIAPTLAVLHKDKIEANRQAKIESLTGMKSVHTQYEDISVAPIPITPKDIKGHINENGDFVYETGNIEEIQLKGGKKISIGKESQLYYLTKDIQSKNKNLLNPDKWYTIENLYFETGSSDLKAGSEAQLVNLAEILNAYPDLKIKLGGYTDNTGNEESNQKLSNLRAQTAKLKLLELGISSDRVEAEGYGSQHPVCEANDTDDCKAKNRRIDVRVLSL